AATTTATATACCAGATAATGGATTATAACCAGAATAAAGCACATGGAATATTGGGAAAACAAAGAAagtaaaagaaagagaggaaaaaaaaaaagaaaaaaaaaagaaggtataaATGATGCAAACTGTGGAGTCAAAATGATCTAGCCAGGTGCATGCATGTGTAAGTAGCCACTAAATGACCAATATTAGCAAGTCCAACAAacttaatcaaattttttactgtaTTGATTCAACCAGTAAACATGGTTAAGAGAGCCAAGtactaaaaagaaaacaaccaTATATTGGTAATccaaataatatcaaattattttccTATTATAAGCAATCATAATATCAAATCCATGGATAGTGAGCAAGAATAATGTTTACATACTCCTTTCTCCTTGAGCAACCAGTGTACAGGGCAAGGATTAGTCCCTCCCAAGATTACTCCTTGTTGAGTTATGACTTATGAAACTGCAAAAGTGGAATAACTAGAATTCTAAGTTAATAGTATAACAATAATAATGTTCTGGGAAATAAGACAAGCGCATTGAGAAATAGCTAATGAAGAAAATACAGGACAACTACAAGTGGTAAATAATTCATGGAACTGCAATAAATGAATACAATACATATCACAAGCACATGGACTGGAACAAAGAGCTAATGTAAAGAACGAACCTTCTAAAATTTCATGACAATGTATCGTCATAAGATCTCGGAGATCTGCAACACAAAACACTGCAGATTACTTAAAACAGTGGAtgattataaaaagaaaagactATCCTTTAAAGCTCACATTTATTGGCATCTCCGCAATGACAAGACCACTGCTCTCTTCGAGCCCCTTGAGGGTCACAACTTCACCTCCGACAACCATGTTAATCACGATTCCATCTGCATAGCATCAATATGATGTTTAGCTTCGTAATTTGGTACAAGGAATATAAATTGAATAGTGAAAGACGAGAAAACCTGCTGCTAAACAAGTTGACATGCGCCGAAAGTATGTCTCCTGAAGGAAATTAAGTATATCAGTATGAAATCCATCCCACAATAATAATCTCTCCTGCCCCAACAGGCATGGTTCTTACTAAGCCAAAGCATTTTATGAcaaagattttgaaaaaaagaggAACAGCTTTACATTTAAGCATAAAACCAGATTACCAAATAAGAATTGCTGAACATGGATCCTGAAAAAAATCAACAGGTATCAGTTAACATCAAAAATCTTTATTCACATTCACATCCTAGATTATATTTGGCCACTTctgaaccaaaaagaaaaagtaacaaTATACAAAGGTGATGCCATTCGATCATGACCACGAGGTCTTAACTTGAATTTAGTTGAGTTAAGACAAAGTCTACACTGTCCAGTTtcataaagggaaaaaaaaaaaaaagcaatctGATCTGATTCAACAAAATGTGATCACATATCTTAAATTACAGTCCCATCAGGGGAATAATGATAAGCACGCGCACAATACCTTCTTTGTTGGTAATTCATAGTTTATCAAAACACGAGCCATGAGAGGTGATTCTCCTGATGCAGCTAGAGGCAGGCAGGCATCCGTTACGACTATCATGCATGACTTACTATCCACACTCCCGGACTCAACCTCGGGATCTGCATTGTGAGTTTGGATCCACCGAGTACTTGCTTGGCGAAATCTTTCCAATATAGATGCACGTTCAGCTTCTGCCTGGTCGCTGTACTGCATTCAAGAACTGAGTCATGCCAAGATACTTGTAGTTCAAATAAGTCGACCAAGCGCAGTTGACTGAGTTGGCAATATGTGGCCCCACAGTGCTGCTAAAATGTGTCAACAGCGATGCTTCAGATTCAGCATTGCTTTTTTCAGGTAAAAAGGGAAAAGTACACCAACATTTTAACTTTTTGGTGTCTgctcgaattaatttttttcatttcataaaGGTGTAAGATCTTTCAGTTTGTATATTCATAAGTATAGTGATAATTCTCACTACCTCAATAGCAAAATTGTCGACAATACTTCAGTCTATCAATACTTCCACCCATAAACGGTCAATAAATTTCGGTATTATTAGGTCGGTAAACTATAACTATATagcactaaaaaaaatatataaaagtataagaTTCTTATTAAACCAATCTTTGTCTCATCATTTTCGGGTACAAATATTGGCAACAGATCAAATAATCCCTCTGACAATGATTAAGATATAAACACTTGAATGAGTTCATTAATAATTCCCTATCCGTAGTTTTCTATATGTGGGCAACTGGAGATTCATGAACAATTctccaatttttcaaaaaaatgggAGAATACTGAGACTATGATCATAAGCCCTAGCTAGTCAAATCCAATCTTTGTAGTCAACAATGTAGTAAATGAGAATCAAACAACAAAATCAAAGGAATGTGATGGCCCTGCACCAGAGgtgagagggagatgaaggagAGATTGGAGACGGCGGAGCACACGGCGTCGAGCTCGTCGCGGGAACTGCAACAGATCACCATCGGAAGCGACGGGCGCCGGCCCGCGACCCCGAGAAGATCCACCAACGTCTCCTACCCACAGCAAAATAGAATGTTTATACCaaaaaattcgatttttattacaattttggcTCATTTTAACCCATCTTCCCCACTGAGGCAAAACGTCGAACACATAGCGACCCAAAAAGAGGGAAAGGACGAGTGAAAGGTACCATTTTGAATTGGAGGCGATCGACGGCGACATAGAAGTGGCGCCCGGAGCTGCTTCGATCCACAGAGGAGAGTTAGGGTTAGAGACAAtgctcgagagagagagagagagagagagagagagagacctgagGTGGGAGTGAGAAgcgggaggagaaggagaagtgagCGTGTCTCCGAGATCGAGCGACGCCCCTCTCATCGTCTCCGTTGCTCCCACAACCGCGAATAAGGAGATTTGGAATAAGAGGACTTATTCCCCGTTTTTCGCCGCGTATATTCCCATAGTTTTATACCTGCGGTTCGTTTTAAAGGACTGGGCCGGGCTTGGTCTAGTCCAACTAAGGCCCATGTGGCCcgtgtttaaaattattttgcgaGCTAGGCTGGAGGCCCAATCAAGATTTTGGAAATCCCCATCGCGGCTTCACGCGAAAGTGATTCGAGAACAAGCTGctgtttttaattaaaaaatccaTCCGAAAAGTACCCACTTGGAGAAGCAATACAGCATGTATAGTTTTCGAGGACTCTAACCGATTTTAATtttggttaatttcatacaaatatagtgaataacaaatatactcctataaagttcaacttttatatgatatccctataaaagttctgatatattcaaatatgtccctgccattagaatctattagaaaaatttagttaaccataggttaaattcttaaccatagttagtttttgatatttttacccatcttatattatactgttatgccTTTTGGATGGACttatttgtgatagcaaaattgaaaatataaacagttttctaacgatTCTCTAAGAGTAACAAATctaagggacatatttgaaaatattagaacttttgtacggataacatatgaaagttgaactttataagaatatatttatcatttattatatttataggaactgtatgaaattaacccttttaatTTTCCCTATTTGGCGCTACTTTTGCTTATGCTTTCAAGTGAGATCATCTTTAGCAGAGTGTTCAATAATCAGAAAAGTTTGAAGCTTTGACGAGAAGCAGAAATGAACGGTGGCACTAAAAATCAAGAAAATGATAATTGCTAAAAATGCCACTACATACATACAAGGAAACTTCTCTTTAACTTATCACTTGGATAGTTGAATCTCTACTGCTAGTAATAATGTCAATTAATTAACACTAAACATCACACAAACAGACCAGTTTTCCGAaagaaaggaggaaaagaatAACCAAATATATCACCAGAAAAAATTTGCATGCATAAATTGGATCAAAAACCTCGATAGCCAAATCGATATCATGCAAACAATTATGTTCATCATCCATGCATGCCTCAAAATAAGTCTGAAACTTGAGAACTTTTATGCAGTGTGAACATACAGGCACTCTTCAATGAGTTCCACCAAAGCCTATACCTATTAACACACAATCAACTTATTTAGTTGCTTGAATTATCCTTTATACATGTACAACAAAGATTTTGTTGAATACTTGTACAGCtacatacacacatacatactGAAAGAGGAACTCCGCTACTTCTGGTTTTCTGCCTTCTTTCTGGACAAGAATGTGACGATCCGTGGAAGCAATGACTTCTTCCTTCTCGGCCTCGAATCCGGCATGAAATTTTTCTCTGGGTTATTCCCTGACGAATATAACTTCGAATGCGGGACAGGATGAACAAGACTAACAACTTCCTCCTTGTTTAATC
Above is a genomic segment from Ananas comosus cultivar F153 linkage group 15, ASM154086v1, whole genome shotgun sequence containing:
- the LOC109720963 gene encoding eukaryotic initiation factor 4A-I, with product MRGASLDLGDTLTSPSPPASHSHLSSGRHFYVAVDRLQFKMETLVDLLGVAGRRPSLPMVICCSSRDELDAVCSAVSNLSFISLSPLYSDQAEAERASILERFRQASTRWIQTHNADPEVESGSVDSKSCMIVVTDACLPLAASGESPLMARVLINYELPTKKETYFRRMSTCLAADGIVINMVVGGEVVTLKGLEESSGLVIAEMPINISEIL